In one Parageobacillus genomosp. 1 genomic region, the following are encoded:
- a CDS encoding solute carrier family 23 protein, with product MNKPVLDIQDRPTAIQWLTLSLQHLFAMFGATILVPYLVGLSPSIALITSGLGTLAFLMITKWQVPAYLGSSFAFIAPIIAAKTAGGAGAAMIGSFLAGLVYGIVALIIKKAGYRWIMKLLPPIVVGPVIIVIGLGLANTAVGMAMNNPDGKYSFTYFSVALVTLAATIVCSVFLRGMLSLVPVLVGIIVGYIYALIVGVVDFAKVAQAKWFEMPDFLLPFVDYPVHITWDIVMLMVPVAVVTLSEHIGHQLVLSKVVGRDLIQKPGLHRSILGDGTATMISALLGGPPKTTYGENIGVLAITRVYSVYVLAGAAVIAIIFGFVGKVTALISSIPTPVMGGVSILLFGIIASSGLRMLVDSRIDFGDKRNLVISSVILVIGIGGAVLKITDGFQIQGMALSAICGVILNLILPGRPEVQENMFEVETEENNDHVA from the coding sequence ATGAACAAACCGGTATTGGATATTCAAGATCGGCCAACGGCCATACAATGGCTAACGCTTAGTTTGCAGCATTTATTCGCGATGTTCGGTGCGACGATTTTAGTGCCTTATCTAGTCGGATTAAGCCCGTCAATCGCCCTTATTACGAGCGGGCTTGGGACGCTTGCTTTCCTGATGATCACGAAATGGCAAGTCCCTGCGTATCTCGGTTCTTCCTTCGCCTTTATCGCACCGATTATCGCGGCGAAAACGGCAGGCGGAGCGGGAGCGGCAATGATCGGCAGCTTTCTAGCCGGATTGGTGTACGGCATCGTTGCGCTCATCATTAAAAAAGCAGGCTACCGCTGGATTATGAAGCTGTTGCCGCCGATTGTCGTCGGCCCGGTGATTATCGTGATCGGCCTCGGGCTGGCCAACACGGCAGTAGGCATGGCAATGAACAATCCCGACGGAAAATACAGTTTCACTTACTTTTCGGTCGCGCTTGTCACGCTGGCGGCAACGATCGTCTGCTCCGTGTTTTTGCGCGGCATGCTCAGCCTAGTTCCGGTATTAGTCGGAATTATCGTCGGCTATATATATGCCCTTATCGTCGGAGTGGTCGACTTTGCGAAAGTCGCGCAAGCAAAATGGTTTGAAATGCCGGATTTCCTCCTGCCATTTGTCGATTATCCAGTTCACATTACGTGGGATATTGTCATGCTGATGGTGCCGGTGGCGGTCGTGACACTATCGGAACATATCGGACATCAGCTTGTCTTAAGTAAAGTCGTCGGGCGCGATCTCATTCAAAAACCGGGATTGCATCGCTCGATTTTAGGAGACGGAACGGCGACAATGATTTCTGCGCTGCTTGGCGGTCCGCCGAAAACGACGTATGGCGAAAACATCGGAGTGCTGGCGATCACGCGCGTATACAGCGTCTACGTGCTTGCCGGAGCGGCGGTGATTGCGATCATCTTCGGCTTTGTCGGTAAAGTCACCGCACTGATCAGCTCGATCCCGACCCCAGTCATGGGCGGCGTATCGATCCTGCTTTTTGGCATCATCGCATCGTCAGGATTGCGCATGCTTGTCGATAGCCGCATCGATTTCGGGGACAAACGCAACTTAGTCATCTCTTCTGTTATCTTAGTCATTGGCATCGGCGGCGCCGTCTTAAAAATAACCGATGGGTTTCAAATCCAAGGAATGGCGCTGTCGGCGATTTGCGGTGTCATCTTAAATCTGATTTTGCCAGGACGCCCGGAAGTACAAGAAAACATGTTTGAAGTAGAAACGGAAGAAAACAATGACCATGTCGCATAA
- a CDS encoding RluA family pseudouridine synthase: MEVIQFHIDEEYDNERIDKVIAVLNEEWSRSKVQQWIKNGLVTVNDRSVKANYKCEAGDVVVIRLPEPEPLHVEPENIPLDIYYEDADVLVVNKPRGMVVHPAPGHMRGTLVNALLAHCTDLSGINGVLRPGIVHRIDKDTSGLLMVAKNDVAHQSLVDQLVKKTVTRKYKAIVHGVIPHDYGTIDAPIGRDKRDRKKMAVTEENGKEAVTHFRVLERFRHYTFVECQLETGRTHQIRVHMKYIGYPLAGDPQYGPKKTLPIDGQALHAGVLGFTHPRTGEYLEFEAPLPPEFEAILQWLRKND; this comes from the coding sequence ATGGAAGTCATTCAGTTTCACATTGATGAAGAATACGACAACGAACGCATTGACAAGGTCATTGCCGTATTAAATGAAGAATGGTCGCGTTCGAAAGTGCAGCAGTGGATCAAAAACGGGCTCGTCACCGTCAACGATCGGTCTGTGAAAGCGAATTACAAATGCGAAGCAGGGGATGTGGTCGTTATCCGTCTGCCGGAGCCCGAGCCGCTCCATGTCGAGCCGGAAAATATCCCGCTTGATATTTATTATGAGGATGCGGATGTGCTTGTGGTGAATAAACCGCGCGGCATGGTCGTCCATCCGGCTCCCGGGCATATGCGCGGCACGCTCGTCAATGCATTGCTTGCCCATTGCACTGATCTGTCCGGCATTAACGGCGTGCTGCGTCCAGGCATTGTCCATCGCATTGATAAAGATACGTCCGGTTTGTTGATGGTGGCGAAAAATGACGTTGCGCATCAATCGCTTGTTGACCAGCTCGTGAAAAAAACGGTGACGCGAAAATATAAGGCGATTGTCCATGGTGTCATTCCGCACGACTATGGCACGATTGACGCGCCGATCGGCCGCGATAAACGGGACCGTAAAAAAATGGCGGTCACCGAAGAAAACGGAAAAGAAGCGGTCACTCATTTCCGTGTGCTCGAGCGCTTCCGACACTATACGTTCGTCGAATGCCAGTTGGAAACAGGCAGAACGCACCAAATTCGCGTGCATATGAAATATATCGGCTATCCGCTCGCCGGCGATCCGCAATACGGGCCAAAAAAGACGCTGCCGATCGACGGGCAGGCGCTGCATGCCGGCGTGCTCGGATTTACGCATCCGCGCACCGGTGAATATTTGGAATTTGAGGCGCCGCTTCCGCCTGAATTCGAAGCAATTTTACAATGGCTGCGAAAAAATGATTGA
- a CDS encoding aspartate carbamoyltransferase catalytic subunit, producing MTHLFTLSELSVTEITRLLDDAEQFRKGHFWRPPEPMFIANLFFEPSTRTKCSFEMAERKLGLHVIPFDADMSSVQKGETLYDTVRTLESIGVNAVVIRHWEDAYFESLRHSIRIPIINAGDGCGHHPTQSLLDLLTIRQEFGTFSGLTVAIIGDIRHSRVARSNAEVLTRLGATVLFSSPEAWKDEANPYGTYVDIDTAVEAADVVMLLRIQHERHAEKMGLTKEQYHERYGLTVKRARRMKPTSIILHPAPVNRDVEIASELVESERSRIFKQMENGVYVRMAVLKRAMEGSMKNGHYIEKWHVVQ from the coding sequence ATGACGCATTTGTTTACATTATCCGAACTGTCCGTCACGGAAATTACCCGATTATTAGACGATGCGGAGCAATTTAGAAAAGGCCATTTTTGGCGCCCGCCTGAGCCGATGTTTATTGCCAACTTGTTTTTTGAACCAAGCACACGGACAAAATGCAGCTTTGAAATGGCGGAGCGGAAACTAGGGCTTCACGTCATCCCGTTTGATGCGGATATGTCGAGCGTGCAAAAAGGGGAAACGCTGTACGACACGGTTCGCACGCTCGAATCGATCGGAGTAAACGCTGTTGTCATTCGCCATTGGGAAGACGCGTATTTTGAATCTCTACGTCATTCGATTCGCATCCCAATCATTAACGCCGGGGATGGCTGCGGGCATCATCCGACACAATCGCTTTTGGATCTGCTCACGATTCGCCAGGAGTTCGGCACCTTTTCCGGATTGACTGTTGCGATCATTGGCGATATTCGCCACAGCCGCGTCGCCCGCTCGAACGCGGAAGTGCTGACAAGATTAGGAGCAACAGTGCTGTTTTCAAGTCCGGAAGCATGGAAAGATGAGGCAAATCCATACGGAACGTACGTCGATATCGATACGGCGGTGGAAGCGGCGGATGTTGTCATGCTGCTGCGCATCCAGCATGAGCGTCACGCGGAAAAAATGGGGCTGACGAAAGAACAGTATCATGAACGTTATGGATTGACGGTGAAACGGGCGAGACGGATGAAACCAACAAGCATTATTTTACATCCGGCACCGGTCAACCGCGATGTTGAAATCGCCAGCGAACTTGTGGAATCAGAACGATCCCGCATTTTTAAGCAAATGGAAAACGGTGTTTATGTACGGATGGCGGTGCTGAAACGAGCAATGGAAGGGAGCATGAAAAATGGGCATTATATTGAAAAATGGCATGTCGTTCAATAA
- the pyrR gene encoding bifunctional pyr operon transcriptional regulator/uracil phosphoribosyltransferase PyrR, with the protein MQKAVVMDEQAIRRALTRIAHEIIERNKGIDDCVLIGIKTRGIYLAKRLAERIEQIEGSTIPVGELDITLYRDDLTVKTADHEPLVKGTNVPFEVTDKKVILVDDVLFTGRTVRAAMDAVMDLGRPARIQLAVLVDRGHRELPIRADFVGKNVPTSSSELIVVELTEVDELDQVSIHEK; encoded by the coding sequence ATGCAAAAGGCTGTCGTGATGGATGAACAGGCCATCCGCCGCGCGCTGACGCGCATTGCTCATGAGATTATCGAACGGAACAAAGGAATTGACGATTGTGTGCTGATCGGCATTAAGACGCGCGGCATTTACTTAGCGAAACGGCTGGCAGAACGGATTGAACAAATTGAAGGCAGCACCATTCCAGTCGGCGAATTGGATATTACCTTGTATCGCGATGATTTAACGGTCAAAACAGCGGATCATGAACCGTTGGTGAAAGGAACGAATGTACCGTTTGAGGTGACCGATAAAAAAGTTATCTTAGTCGATGATGTATTGTTTACAGGACGAACGGTGCGCGCGGCGATGGATGCGGTAATGGACCTTGGACGCCCGGCGCGAATTCAGCTTGCGGTATTGGTGGACCGCGGCCATCGTGAACTGCCGATTCGCGCTGATTTCGTCGGCAAAAACGTGCCGACTTCGAGTTCAGAGTTGATTGTCGTCGAGCTAACGGAAGTCGATGAGTTGGACCAAGTGAGCATTCATGAAAAATAA
- the lspA gene encoding signal peptidase II produces the protein MVIYYMIALVVIAIDQWTKWLVVKYMRLGESIPIIPDVFYITSHRNRGAAWGILQGQFWLFYLITVIVVIGLIVYIQRLPRGERLFGVALGLMLGGAIGNFIDRLFRKEVVDFIHAYIGTYSFPVFNVADSSLTIGVVLLFIKTFFFATSERENQ, from the coding sequence ATGGTGATATACTATATGATTGCGCTGGTGGTCATCGCCATCGACCAATGGACAAAATGGCTTGTAGTAAAGTATATGCGGCTTGGGGAAAGCATCCCTATTATTCCAGACGTGTTTTACATTACGTCCCATCGCAACCGCGGTGCAGCGTGGGGCATTTTGCAAGGACAGTTTTGGCTGTTTTATTTGATTACCGTTATTGTTGTCATCGGGCTCATTGTGTATATCCAGCGCCTGCCGCGCGGAGAAAGGCTGTTTGGCGTTGCCCTTGGCTTGATGCTTGGCGGGGCGATCGGCAATTTTATTGACCGTCTTTTCCGCAAAGAAGTGGTCGATTTTATCCATGCGTATATTGGTACATACAGCTTTCCTGTATTTAATGTTGCCGATTCATCGTTGACGATTGGCGTTGTTCTTCTTTTTATCAAAACGTTTTTCTTCGCGACATCAGAAAGGGAGAATCAGTAA